Within Macrobrachium nipponense isolate FS-2020 chromosome 20, ASM1510439v2, whole genome shotgun sequence, the genomic segment cagtaCACCAGAAGTGACGCTGATTGCCaaaataagaaagtatcactcatggatGTCGCAacatcatgggacaccagattagatgagaaagaaagagaaaaaattgctgagtatcaggacctgaaaatagaaataacaaggatatggtaattgtacccataataataggaacactaagcacgatcccgaaatccctgaaaagaaacctaGAAAaagtagatgccgaagtagctccaggactcatgcagaagagtgtgctactagaaatagtgcacatagtgagaaaagttaaTGACTCCTAAGGAGCCAAGATGAAACctggaaccccatactataaaaaaaacaccaagtcGAACACAATGACTGTgataagacaataataataataataataataataataataataataataataataataataataataataataataataataataataataataataataataataataatggtggcgAGATGACAATGCCTCAATCATTACATGGAGAATGATCagttaagaattattattatcattattatcattattattattattattattattattattattattattattattattattattattattattattattattattattttgatctcAAACATCAAATTATCATTAATCAAATTCgccttcaatatatatttttcgggGCGCTGCGACAATTCAATTAAGAATTCcccggagaaaaaaaaacttcttccctAATTAAAATAATTCGATGGATTTAATTAAATTAAGAAGGCTCCCACTACAATGACTTCAATTTGCCTAACACGAATTAAATGACATTAGCTCTTACGAACTATGCCAATGGAAAATATTACCTTCGACAAAGATAAGTACTGAATAAAATGTGTATTTCAAGGATATTAGAAAGATTAGAAATTATTCTTCAAATGGCTGAATATAAACAATGACTCAGTCAGTTTAATTTTGGAtattattatgatccttcaaatggGTGGATAAAAACAATGATTTAAAGTCAATCATTTTTGTTTGGATATTAGAAAGATAGTAAATTATTCTTCAAATAgctgaataaaaacaataaagtaaCTCGACAGTGATTGcatattagaaaaatttaaatcattattcGAATGGCTGAATATAAACAATGATTTAAAGTCAACTGTTTTAGTTTGGATATTAGCAAGATTAAAAATTACTCGTCAAAGACCTGAATACATACAATAATTTGACGTCAACAGTTTCTGTTCGGatattaaaaagttataaaaaatttattctcAATTAGCTGAACATAAACACTGTTTTAAGTCAACAACTGTTGTTTGTATGTACCAACTAATGGACCAGTATTTGGTAAACATTACAGTGAAAAATTCTGAATCACATTTTTTGGCAATGTGGCCTTTTAAGTATACCAGGAAACATGAGGCTAAAACCGAGTATCCATTAATTCCACCGGAAAATCATTTATGCTGGAACAAGGGTCCATCTCACATTTGCTGGACCTTCTGCTAATGTCAGCCTGCTTGTCAATTGAACATGGCAAATGAATGACGCCAAGTAACTCATGCCATTTGCCAAATGAGTGCAGTCATTCAGTATCACGAAAATGCAAGACGTATTTTGGGTTTAATGCGGGTGGAAATGTTTAGAAAAAGGtaagatattttccatattatttcggaaaaaaaagaaaacaaaatatgagGACACCTCAACCACGCAAATAATTCATATTCGACTCAAAATTTGCAATATTATAAATTTGACAATAAAACTAGGCGAAAATAAATTAGTCTTGATGGACCCAGAGGAATGGACACTTCACGAATCAAATAAATCATGGATAATGTTatgattttcaaagaaaatttggtAACTAATtgagaagcaaaaataaaaacgaaacgatcctgtatacgtgtgtgtagataatatatatgattatatatatatatatatatatatatatactatatatatatatatatatatatatatatatatattacatatatatatatatatatatatatactatatatatatatatatatatgtagataatatatatatctatatatatatatgtaatatatctatacatatatatatatatatatctatatatatatgtatataatatcccccatatatataccatatatatatatacatacatataaatatatatatatatataatatatatatatatatataatatatatatatatatatataatatacggaaTAGATAAATACAGATACAGGAGATTTTTAATCTCACCTAACATAATCAAACCAAGGCTGATTGAAAACAGCAAAAACTGCCCAAAGGCATTAATCAAAGAAGTAGATCAGAGTCTTTGTATCAGGATTAATTATTCAATAGTGAGAGACTTAGACTACGCCATCGCTTATTGTACGagatatttctaataatattccGTAAGAAAGTGGATTAGATTCAACAACGAAGGATTCTTCCAAATTTCAAAGGTCGGCCCCTTTCTATTTCATAAATGTAAGAATAACTTCACTAAACACGTATTTTTAATGGATTCTTATGGATAACGTAAGAATCTATTAGGAAATAAGACAACCAAAAAGGTAGCTAGTAATATATTGGACAGGTGACCCAAAAAagctatataaaacaaaatcagtAACGTTAAGCAAATGGGaaaatttcttttcaaacatCTCATCAGGGTCAGTTATTCAAAAGTTCTCTACGCGTATTATCGACGCGattacaacaaacaaaacaataagtACATTCAAGTTAAAAAGACATAGTTTAATGCGTATATCGCATCAACATGTTATTCGGCCTTGCAAATCAGAGTGGCGGTGATGATACACATTCCTTTCAGTTATAACATCAATAAACCCTATTTTTTACGTAGATTGATTGATGACGcctctgcaagagagagagagagagagagagagagagagagagagagagagagagagagagagagtaaaacttaCTTCTTACATGAAccagtgtgtttttgtttgtcaaAGTCAGGAATATTACTTAGATTTTAAACAATATCCAATAATGAACCAaatactttttatattattagcGGCCTATTCCAATGCACAATAATGATTTGCCTGAAATAATGAACAAattccaatgaaaaaaaatattattttgaaaaaggaaaaggtATCTGAGAACGTCAAACTCTATAGATCTTTTCTGAGCCCCTAGACCGAGGGAAACTGAAGTGGTATTATtagattctgtgtgtgtgtgttttctagagagagagagagagagagagagagagagagagagagagagagagagagagagttcgtgttTTGCAACCTAAAATGTTTCTATTACTAGTAatatttgcatttaatgataaaacTGTTATTGGCCAACCGCGCTACTAATGAACTGACTCACGCAAGCACGAACTCTAAACACACAAATTACACCTCAGTAATTGCCTCGCACAAGTTTTATCCAACTCTCCACAAAATTGCCTACTACATTCTCTGAAATTTTGTAAAGAAGcattaagaaacttgtttttGCTCAAAATCGTTCATCACGATTAGATGTAATATTTTAGATTGAATCGCTAGAACACTGAAATTCAACAAGAAATGTTTAATGCTCATCTAAATACCCATTATTAGAAGAACTACTTTCTGTATAGAATAAAAAGCCGGCGTTTACCCATCGATCTTTGATACACAGCCACAACCAACTTTGGCTCTTTAAAATGCCCAAAAACCAGTGTTCTACTTTCAGCAAGTGACCATGAATCAGTTTACCACGCCACATTCCACAAATCAGtgttacacattttcatatataaccaCTAAGGAAGACTTCACCTTCTGATACATACAAATTGGCGTGTTTACCTATCAATGATTTTTCAAAAAGCAGTATTTTATTCCGTTTACACATataagttaattaattttttttttttttcatacaaatcaTAAAGCAGCATTTTCACAACTTAGGATATACCCAAAAGTCAATAACTTACGTTACGATACATCTAAGtaggtaattttcttttttaccctATAAAGCATATTCATAGAGCAACGTTTCATCTTTGGATACATTTTCGGCCCCTAATCCATGGCAATAAATTAAGCTTCTCATGATGTGATACATATCACCAATTCAACTCTTAGGAAAATCAAAGTTCCTTTCCGATACATATTCCCAAATCAACTCTTATGCAAATCAAAGTCTCCCCCTCTGATAATTATACCCAAATCACCTGCTTTGAAAATCAaagtttccttctgttacatATCCGCAAATCACCTCTTAAGTAAATTAAAGTTTCCTCAATGTCTCTCTCTAATACATATCCCCAAATCACTACTTAAGACGACCAAGGTCTCTCTCTAATACatatccccaaatcatatctaataaaaaactaaagtcTCCCTCTCTGATACATACCCACAAATCCAGGAGTGTCTTCGACGAGGGTATGCCGACGGCACCTGCAGAAGACTTGGTAACCCTGGTTGGCCCATGGGGGGCAAGGACAGGTGCAGCGTTTTAGGTGGCTCCAATCGTCCAGCGAAAGGAGGGTCGCCGTCCATGCTTGGAACTTGCAAAGTAACAAAtccacctcctccacctcctcctcctcctcctcctcctcctcctccttcctcctccaccgCCACCTTCAGGAGGTTCCTGAGTGGGTACCTGGAGGGAAAAGTCCGGGACATTGGGAGGGGAAGTGATGGTTAACTGAGGTCCTGAGGATGAGGAATCATCGTCCTCGTCGTCGTCAGGAGCTCGGATTTCCGGCACTTGGAGCATGTTGTTGGAGTTGGCACTTGAACGTGTGTTAAGAGTTGTACAGCAAGAGCTGGAGTCGCTCGCTCTGACGGGAAACCTGTGGGGTGTTACTACCCACCATCACCAACACCTACTGCTTGGGTAGTGCCATAGGGCCAACTCCCAAATTATTAGAGGCCAGAAAAGACGGATATACAGGGAGCAAAACTTTTTCCAAAAGGTGGTTTCAATGTTATTCAACCCTCTTCTCATAGACAATACATGCCCTTTCTTTTgtagcttttttttctgtttctttgctGGATCTAAAACTTAACAGACTTAGCTTTTCTTCCGCGTTTTTCCTCCTCACTTCTACATAAAGCTATTTCTTCTCCGTTTTCTCTTCACAGCTTCTGTATTCCAGCTGAACATGACTCTTGGACGAATGGTTCAGGGATTTCAAATAAACAACACTAAATGATCAACAATGGTTTCGGCAAAGACAAAGCCAATTTCACACAAAGGCTGTTATAACACAATATCGCTCACAATTGTGTCCTACACAAACACACGAAAGCTACTAAGAACCACCAACAATCACTTCAACATTATGCACTTCgaaacaaaaacacaaagaaataaatcATCAAGGTCTGCTTAtaataagtaaattattttttcctaaatcTCAGAATATTCAACAGAATTGATCTGTCAGAACTGACACATCATTCATCATATATTAGTTACCTTCATTGTTCATCTTTCCGCAACAAGGTTTAGGTTCTACACTTTAGCTGAAATCTATCGATGCTGCTAGCTAGAAAGTTTACTGCCCTCAAAAATGCATAGACAATAATGTCCACTATTACTGCGACGAAAGATGCATAgccatattttttatgtaaatttttttgcaacaatttttttctgtattttttcggCAACTAATATTTCTATCTCCACTAAAGCGACTACACTGGTCCTCTACACAAAACCACACAGCAGTGCTTTAAATGCAAACACTCTCATTTCCAGTCCATTAATTCCAGCCATTAATTGCGACGATGGTTCTTTTCCAATTTCCTATCGtaccaaaaacaaaagaagtcgAAATAAAACGCGATACCATGCGATCACTTAAAAGCTTCAACAATAACAGCGAGTCGCCTGCTTACTCTACAATAATTAATCCTCACTAAACACCGCTGAGTGTTATGTTTAAAAACACCCTTCAAATAATGACTCTTCGTCTATGCAAACTAATTCTTCACTTCACTTAAGACACTATTCTAATAAGCCACTTTAATTTGCTCTATCAAaactatatatcttttttttttcttcttatattatatacacatatatatctctctGACTTATCTAGGGTCTAATTTactatttattacaaaataacgACTCGTTACAAGTGTTTCTACGGAGAAAAAATAACAAGTGCGATCACACGGGAACAAAAACGTCACTGGCAGCGgaacttctttttatatttctttttattttttttcttttcctcgcaACTAGCAAACAAAACAGCAGAGGTTAGAGAAACACTACTCACACACCGAGCCGATACCTATGAGTGACTAGCGATAAGAACAGTCGCTTTTCCTCCCACCGAAAAAAATCGGCTGTTTATCGTGTGACGTCAGTGAGCCGTGCGAGAGGGGCCTACCACACTCGCCGGGGTAGGGGAGACGGGGAGGGGAATCGGTAGGTTCCCTCAGGGAGGTCTTACCCCGTCAGGGTGGAGTGGAAGAGGTGTATTCGGGGGTACCAGGCAGAAGTAAGCAAGCCCGTGCTTCTTTTAACGGGGTTGTCTATGAAATTTACATAATTCCATCCTTCACCTGTGCATCCTCCTtgcaactttttttgttttgtctatttttttatctttttttttccttttccttagtCTCCCTGTCgcttctcactcactctctctctctctctctctctctctctctcacacacaatagAGATGAGGACCCTGTATCTTCATCCAGTGGAATCGCTCCTCGCTGCCTTCAACCAAGGGCGCCCATCACAACCCATCATGATTTGGGAGGCAAGAAtcgagggggagggggtagaggaagatgagggggagggggaagatccCTACAGCAGCAGCCTCTCGCATCGCCATCGCTTATCTCCTCCTTCTTCGCTCAACTCGACCGAGAATGGAGTTACGGGATTTGACGAACGAAACAATTCCCGGGGTGACTCGTCGAAACGGCATGCAAGGAGGGCACGCCCTCATGCCCCTAATGCCATAAAGAGGAggtaggggaggaggagaaggaggaacacATCTGGGAGGGAATACGGGACGGTGGGGGATGGGAGGAGGGGGTTCAAGTTTAACACACGAGAATTGACCACAAACACACTTGTGCACTCTCGacttcgctctctctttctctctctctcgctctctctctctctctctcgccgcgtACCTTAGTGTGCTGCTCACTGTCAACACTAACACTGCCACCAGCGATGTTGGCACCCCAGTTCTCCTCCGGTGACAGGAAATcacgcgtacaaacgaacgaaCTCCGTGACAACTTTATTTTCTCGTAACAGATGAAGACCCTGGTGGCATCTCAGCACACTGCCTCATTGTTCCGACGAGTTGATCGTCTTCCTTATCGCTAATGGAATCGCCTCCCCATTCCTAGGAATCGGAAAAGACTAACGCATGATGAAAGCAAGTCCAAAGAAGGCTTAAATCCACGCATGACATCCAAGCATAGAGACAgaggcagagagaaagagtggaaaaaggttggggagtcAGACAGAATGAGATACACGTCAGAATGTAAACAAGAGGTCGAGCCTCCCGGGAACAAAGGTAGGGTTCGGATCCTTTACGcgatcagctgagagagagagagaaaagagagagacacagaaaGACAGGGAGGTGATAACAAAGTCTCCAAAAATCTCGGGGTCGCAACTTCTCGTCTTTTGAAGACAACTCCTGAAGTAGTCGCGGCAGAAGGAGAGCAGCGGCGGCAGAGGAAAGAGTGACCAAGAGcaggatgatgatggtgatgataagaGGCacgaggagcagcagcagcagcagtaataaTGGTAATAGTAGCAAAAGCAGcggcagtagcagtagcagcagtagcGGGCGGGAGTGACAGCGCGCAAAGAGATGAATGGGCGGCCactggcggcggcgaactgtGGGAGATACGGCCCGCTTGCCCCTCTCTCTCGACCAGGCTCCTCCCGCATTGCCTTTACGTCGACGTCGCACCGCACTGCTGCGCGGACCAAAACCAACCACCCTtaatactcactctctctctctctctctctctctctctctctctgttttagccCGCCCATCCTACCACTGTCTGTGCCGAATTCATCCTTGTGTCCTATCGTATGCTGTCAAGCAATCACgattccatcttcttctccttcttcttcttctttaaaaacttgactttttttaccttataaaagcaaaaaaatttttttttgcttctcatAAGAAAAGCAACAGCTCTTTTGCTTATGtaaacttttgtattttgttatatacCCTATACAAAAACAGTATATTTTTGCTTCTCATGAAAATATAacagttctttttcttcttcttcttcttcttcttcttcttcttcttcttcttcttctgtaaactttttttttataccttataCAAACAACAGTATCTTTTTGCTTCTCATAAGAAAAGCAACAGTTGTCCATCATGCAATCATCTTGCTATAGAGGACATTTATATTTGATGATTTAATAAACTTCagaaacaaatttgaaaaaagaaaattatcaagatATTTAGCAAAATGATATCGTTCTCGTGGAAACAATTTACACAACAAGCAATGAAAAGTGAAGCAAAAAATAACTAATGAATAGaaatacaataaatgaaaaaccGTTTCATTTTCTGCTTCACCACTTCTTCCGTTTTGCGTTGGTATTTCCGCCATAATATTTAGGAAGGACCGagagaaacaataaataaataaataaataaatagataaataaataaataaataaataaataaataaataaataaaaagataataaataaataaataaataaataaataaataaatagataaataaataaatagataaataaataaatactagtcCGGATGACTTTCCTGCCCAACGCACCTGAATGACACGCAAACAGCTTTTGCTTGCAAAGTTTGCCACAACATGTTTTCCTTTTCATAAGGACACACGGACGGACCCCTCCCCCTGACCCCAAACCCCTCAAACAAATCCCACCCGCCCCCAAATTGTCTTTTTCGTGGTTCGAGACCTCATGTAATCGtaatttgtgtggtgtgtgtgtgtgtgtgtgtgtgtgttgtgtgtgtggtgcatTGCTAAAACAGCCAGTTCTACTTGAGTATCTTTATGAGACAGGAAGTACACGGCGTGATGtcttcatttgattttttgtactttatattgtgtatatgtctgtatgcataatatatatatagatatatatatatatatatatgtgtgtgtgtgtgtgtgtgtgtgtatagattgtatatatatatatattatatatatatatatatatatatatatataatatacataaagcatattttctttatatcataTACCTATTATCATTCTGCAGCAGACTTTTCAAACGCTTAACGAAACACATATTTAACTGTGGTAATGTATGGTTTAAGGCTGGCGGTTTAACACTGTTAACGGAGCATTATCTGATCCTGATTAAATAAACGCGCCCACCTGAATAAAGTTCCCGACTGCCTTCCagtttttgttaaatttaaactCCTATATTTGATTAAAGCAAAAAACTATCTTACCAAAACGATGCAAATATATTCTCCATCACGGAAGCTGTAAATAAAACATATCCCGGAAGTGTCACTGACTCGAGGGTAATAAGGGCATCTAAATTATTAGACCTCTTCCGCTTCAAACCATTACATGAAGTTGTAAGTTATTACCTGAATTTTAACGgcgatttgtatgtatgtaaatatatgtagatataatatatatatatatatatatatatatatatatatatatatatatatatatatatatatatatatatatatattatatatatatatatatataatatatatatatatatatatatatatatatatatatacatacatatatatatacctcgatGGTTTATGCTACCTTGTGCTGAAACCCGGAGCTGCCCattatgtctcccctacctaccctttTCCAACCTcctagggcggacaaacaggtatGCAGGAGGAATAGGGAGGTGTCATGTCTCCACTACCCTCCCGATTCCCTATCTACCCTGTCCCCACCCAGcccggacaaacaggtttcctGGAGGAGATTGCATGTGTCATGCCTCCCCTAGCCTCCCGATCACCTACCTACCTCgtcccccacccggggcggacaaacaacaAAAGATCCACTCGGACCTTCTACGGATACTACGTGCTACCTTTTCCCATAATAAGCATAGATTAACAAACACGACACTTGAAGTATGAATACAGTAACATAagccataataaaaaaataaatcgtaATACACCTCTTTAAATACTGAAGTGTGATAACACTAACAGTGACTTTGCAATTCTGGCTAAAACTACTGACGCAGTTTTTTGCGTCCTACTCAAATCGCTTTCCCATTTGCATATGCAATAAACCTTCCGTTCTTTTCCAATAACGTCGAAACTAAACTTTTCTCAAATCCACTCATATTTTGCTTAAGGAAGCGAAGTGAAGAATAAAACCAGGTCTTCATTTTAGAAATGGGGTCCTTTTACGCATTTgcttgtgtttgagagagagagagagagagagagagagagagagagagagagagagagagagagagagagaggtatttataCTGTTCTTAATATAAATTTGGACGCAGATCATGTGCGGACTACCGCATGTTTCTCCCACAGAGTGACACAGTCCACCGCCAATTTTACACTTCACAAAGATAAGGAACACAAGAGTCAACAATTTGTTCTAAtccatatgatttttatatttactaaatCTTATTTCCCATATGTAAAGCAAACTATTATCTTAATTCGTTTCTTTTATTATGGATAAAATGCACCAatctctattttttgtttttgtcagctTTTTACCGAATGGCAAATACATCTGTTCACAAATACAGTAATTGTATTTCTAGAATGTTGTCAGCTATAAAGTAAAGTGCTTTTACAACAGCTTGATTTGCAATCCTCTTTCCATTTTGGAAGAAATATTTGCACAGCATTTACAAGTACAAAGCCAAGCATACGTAGGCGCAGTATATTATAGTATGATAGCAAAGATTTCACACAACGTCACAAGCtacacgttacatatatataaaaaaaactatatatttttcagAAACATTCCAGCAACATTCCCACTTTTCTCACACGTAAGAGGAGACTTTCGAAAATCGTGAGTGATCGCCAGGAGCATCACAGTGACGATAGTCTTAATATTAGTTCATTCTCTTTAAAACTGTCCCTAGATGGTGCTGTCTCACAATATCTCGTCTCCTGGTTATTATCTAGTGTAGCGTATGATATTCTCAGTACTGTCTTATGTTCTTTGCGGTATCTCGTATTCTTAATAACAATGCATTTTATACTTCCACCTTTCTCAAGATCGTAATAGTACTGCATAttcttgtactatatatatatatatatatatatatatatgttatatatatatatatatatatagtactatatatataatttcactagATCCCTAGGGAATTTGTGAAAttaccaattcgcttaggaacatttgatccccgagagcttgtactaaacatggcgaaactgTTTCATCTCCACTGTTCCggcgtgtttaatactagcccctagGATGTCAAatctgtttcaccgtgtttagtccTAGCCCTTGGGTGTCAAATGTGTTTTACCGTGTTTAGTCCTAGCCCTTGGGTGTCAATGTGTTCCGCCGTGTTTAGTCCTAGCCCTTGCGTGTCAATGTGTTCCGCCGTGTTTAGTCCTAGCCCTTGGTGTTAAATGTGTTTTTACCGTGTTCAGTCCTAGCCCTTGGGTGTCaatgtgtttcactgtgtttagTCCTAGCCCTTGGGTGTCAAATGTGGTTTGCCGTGTTTAGTCCTAGCCCTGAGGTGTcaaatgtgtttcactgtgtttagTCCTAGCCCTTGGgtgtcaaatgtgttttgccgtgtttagtccTAGCCCTTGGGTGTCAATGTGTTCCGCCGTGTTTTGCCGTCCAGCCTTGGGTGTTAAAGTGTTTTACCGTGTTTAGTCCTAGCCCTTGGgtgtcaaatgtgttttgccgtgtttagtccTAGCCCTTGGGTGTTAAATGTGTTTTACCGTGTTTAGTCCTAGCCCTTGGGTGTCAAATGCGTTCCGCCGTGTTTAGTCCTAGCCCTTGGGTGTCAAATGTGTTCCGCCGTGTTTAATCCTAACCCTTGGGTGTCAAATGCGTTCCGCCGGGTTTAGTCCTAGCTCTTGGGTGTCAAATGCGTTCCGCCGTGTTTAGTCCTAGCCCTTGGGTGTCAAATgcgtttcgccgtgtttaatcCTAGCCCTTGggtgtcaaatgtgtttcgccgtgtttgtcCTAGCCCTTGGGTGTCAAATGtgtttttgccgtgtttagtcCTAGCCCTTGGGTGTCAAATGGtgttttcgccgtgtttagtgtcCTAGCTCTTGGGTGTCAAAtgcgtttcgccgtgtttagtccTAGCCCTTGGGTGTCAAAtgcgtttcgccgtgtttagtccTAGCCCTTGGgtgtcaaatgtgttttgccgtgtttaaGTCCTAGCCCTTGGgtgtcaaatgtgttttgccgtgtttagtccTAGCCCTTGGGTGTCAACtgtgttttgccgtgtttagtccTAGCCCTTAGGTGCCAATGTGTTTCGCCGTTTAATCCTAGCCCTTAGGGTGCCAAATCGCCGTGTTTAACCTAGCCTTAGTCCAATGTTTcggccgtgtttagtactaactcCTCGGAGATCAAATGCATTTAGGGACATTTGAACCCCCAGGATCTAGTACTAAACACAACCTTGTAACACATATAATCTCTTATTCCACAGACTCCGCGCTAAATCCTAATAATATTTCACGTTCTGAATAGTTTTCAACAGCCCTTGTACTATATCTGACTTTGGTACTATCTCATAGCCATAATTCTTTTCGTCTTAATACTATCACATACTATTTCATATTCTTTCATGCTACTCCACACTCTTAATAATATATTAAGCCGATTCACGGagttatttatcaaaatttaattcttGAAGGAATTTCCAGGATGCACATAAATTCCGTTAACTTTACGGCTCCTGATAGGAAGAAATACTGCATATTCAAGCAATCTATCTTTCAAGTTAATTGTATCAGTTCATCATATGTAAATTAAGGCATACTGatgtatagggtatatatatatatatatatatatatatatatatatatatatatatatatatatatatatatatattatatatatatatgtgtgtgtatgtgtgtgtgta encodes:
- the LOC135225646 gene encoding uncharacterized protein LOC135225646; translation: MLQVPEIRAPDDDEDDDSSSSGPQLTITSPPNVPDFSLQVPTQEPPEGGGGFVTLQVPSMDGDPPFAGRLEPPKTLHLSLPPMGQPGLPSLLQVPSAYPRRRHSWICGYVSERETLVFY
- the LOC135220152 gene encoding ADP-ribosylation factor-like protein 6-interacting protein 4 — protein: MRTLYLHPVESLLAAFNQGRPSQPIMIWEARIEGEGVEEDEGEGEDPYSSSLSHRHRLSPPSSLNSTENGVTGFDERNNSRGDSSKRHARRARPHAPNAIKRSRGRRRAAAAEERVTKSRMMMVMIRGTRSSSSSSNNGNSSKSSGSSSSSSSGRE